The DNA sequence TTTGTGACATAATGTTTTCATGAATCTATTGTTACTCATAGCATTGGGGATAAATGAGCTGAACTAGGAGTTTGCAGATAGTCTTCATTCTGTCTTTgctaacttttgtgtgcttgATTTTGTTATCTTAGTAACATTTTTCTAACActagttatttttccttcaggattttttgtgtgtgtttgtgcataTATCATAAATATCACATACTTATATTAACTTATATATTACAAacataaaatttatattaatttctatGCATGCTGTACAAGAGAATGTATGTAAATATAGTTAGAGCTTTAAAACTTAATCTGTATGCAGGTATTTTAAAGGCAACTATAGGaaatcagtttttattttttaggacATTTTGTGGAACATTGGAGAATTGATACCATTAGTGTTTGTACATCGCAAGGGCAAAAGTCCACACTGGGAGAATCAGGAGTTTGCAGACATAGAGCGAAAGAATTCCGCTGATTCTTTGGCATGTCTCTCATATCTGATGTTTGTTCAGCATTTTGGTGTCGAACACTTCCCAGTGGTTTTTAGGTAAGAACTGTTCTTTCGTGCTTACTTTAAGTCTGTACTTTGGAGATTCTTTCTGAGTGGAAGTGAACATTATTTGTGAAGAGTTATGAATGAAAACTGTATTTGAGTAGTATTAATTTTATGTCAACGTAACTTATGTTATATAAAGAACATACTCCTGCAGATTATTCAATTGTAGTTTAATTTTAGATGAGCTGTCCTTTAAAAGAAACTATTATGATTAATCATGTGCTGAAAATTAATGTGTATTAATTGTTCATTTACATATCTATAGACAATTTCACCATGAGAGTTCTTAACAGTGATTTGACTTAAAATTTTTTGtctatttaaaaatcaatagtTTTAGAAagatactttaatttttttaaagaatacttTAAAAGAATCcttttaaatatattcattATGTGCAAATGTATATGGCTTATGCAGTTTAATGTTGCCTGATTCTTCTCTTCTAGTCCTTCATACCTTCTGCTGTGCAATATGACACATATTGAAGTGCTGCTGAAAAGGTAGGGGTTTGTGGAATTTGCAGGTCTAGATAGTGGGGGTGATCTTTTACAGtaattcattaaaaacaaatttgaaatATAGTTAAGTTCAGAGGAGATTTATAAACTTGAGCATTAAAATGTCAAGTTCCACTACAACATGGCTTCTATTACTAAGAAGCAGAAGTTGTCTAAACACTTATGTATCTATGTATGTGCAACGTCTATTGTGGTACCATTTTTAGAAACTTTAtgctgaaaatgtaaaattagtAGCTTAAACAAATGCAGAATAATTAGGATGTATACCTACTTGCCCTTCTATAACAATTATTACCAAAGGCAACTtgtgtgaaaatatttatttgaatgtATTCTGGCATGATACGCAAAATGATTAAAGGTCAGGCTTTCTAAAAGAGACCAAACTTTCTATATGTTGTGATTATTTCACCTTCCATAAGCAGTGTTAGCAAATGGCTTCGAGCACTGCTAAGGAAGGCAAGTTTCCTATTCTGACTGCTTACCATTCCATTTTCTTAGGTAATCAATGTCTTAATACCTGTGGGAAATGACGCTGCTTTTGAGCATGTATAAatactgaggggaaaaaagtaatttttgacCGTGAAGAGATGGGTCTAATGTTCAATATCTCATCAGCAAGTTTATTCTAAAAATCTTTGGGAAGAGTAACGAAgattcaatatttaaaaaatagaatgaaaattgTTGAGGGAGAAGTTCTTGTTGACCTCTGTTCTACTGTTTCTTCTGAAGTATCAActgtctttttaattaaaaaatttgattttttttttctagaacaGAAGAATCTGTATTATCTAAAGGACTTGTAAGTggttttattaaattaaattttcaatgttagaatcttttattttttcagtttaaggAATGGAAAACTTTTGTTTCCCCTTCTAAGAGAGGTATAACTGATAGTTCAGGTAATAGTTCCAGAATTATTTTGATAAttaagtatatatataaatatatatatatataattaagtATTCTTCAGTCTTACAAATGCCTGCATTTATTGAACTTTGCAGTCCTGCATAATTGTTTAAATTACAGCTATCACTTATAATTGCAGCTGCTTGGAACCTGCAACATTTGAATGAGTATTTATGAATGAAGGCTGTTTTAGCCATGAAATGTTAAGCTGATAGATTAATGTCCTGTGTATGTGCATACTGTTGgcatctttattttcttttcctcacctGCAGGATCTGTTTGAGAGCTGTTTATTGAGAATGGAAGATAACTGTCTTCTCCATCACTATTTAGAATTCAGAGACTTTATTAATGTACCTCAGGTAATAAGAAACAGTGTACAGGAGTCTTCAAAGTTTGAAATAATACCTAGCTGTCCTCTAGGCATTTGAGAGAGGGCATCTTACTGGACCTTTATGCACCTATGCTGTTAAATTGAAACCTTCAGTGTCTGGCTATAAAGAATTGATTGTCTTTTCTACCTGCTGCAGCATGAAGTTTCAGTGACAAAATACACCAGTGTATGTACAGGTCACTGAAGCAGCTGGGCACAGATCTTAGTTGAAAGGTGGTGCTTGCTCATTTTGGCTCTTGCCAATCTGCTGCTTGGCTACATTCTTACCTGGAACCAAGAGTACAACAGTGTTCGTATGGATCAGCCGTGGGATTTTGACCACTGAAGCTAGCATGAATTTCTCTGATGAGAATCTTCTATAATTACCTGGGCATTCTcatgggttttttgtttggtttgtttttttaaagtcttgAGTAGATTTTAGCCATGTAATAATTTAGTGATGTAATGTATTAATCTATATTGTAACTATAAAtagtatttcctttttctgactGCAGGATTTGGTGAAAATTATGACCCTTTGTCCCATGGAGCATATGGTATGTTAAGAGGTAAAATCAGTTGGATTCTGAATGCTGAATGAATTATTTTAGAATTCATCTGATAAAcatctctgttttctttagAGAAAGAAGAGTTTAAGTATTTTGCAGTTGTTCATAGACAAGTTTGATACAGAGGGAAAATATGCATTATTCAGGTATGCATCCAAGTTACTGTAGATTGTGTAATATCAGCCCTAGAGCAGCTTAATTGCATCAATACAATGATTTCTGACAGAATTTCCATCTGATAAGCCATGTTAATTTTACTATGTTAATTTTTTGATAAATTATCAATTTCAATTGCCTCATATAAAATTAGCTGTCTTATGTAAGCCAGTGTTTAAAGGTTACATGGTCATACTGTTCTTCTGTGGTAAAACTCCCAATTAGTGAATGTTATCTAAGTCTTGAGCTAATTCTATGGGCAGCTTTAAAGAGATAAtatctttgttttgtttgtttcaaggTGTTTACTGAAGACAAGCAACCATGCTGGTGTGGAAGGatacattattaaaaatataaaagatcagATTCACTTGGCATTAACGGTGAGGCTGTTACCAGTAAAAACCAAGTTGCCTTCTCAAAATTCTGTGAGGATCATGTTGAGAAAATATCTACAACTTAAACTTTGAgtgatgcattaaaaaaaatccactttgaaaagacagagaagattagaaaattttattaaaaacattacTTTGCCTTTTTCTGTCTATGCATATTTAGGTTATAATTTTACAgttgtatttttaattgcaCTACCCTATTGCATTTTTCTAAGaagttattttgcttttctaagaAGCACCTTTTCTGAGCTTGAAAATAGATTTCTTTCTGAAAGTGGAACTGCTCAGTATATTGTTTTATCCCCACAGttcctcattttaaaaatacaattcaaaTATTACAGTCCAGATAGAATTAttagttttttctttgcatttatgATGACAGTCAGCATTTTGAGTGCTTGGCAAATGATAAATCCATCAGGAAGAGCTGGGCTAGATCAAAGCCATTTTAACctcatattttataataattataccaaaaagttgggaaaattaattaaagctaaataattaattttccacTATGCAGCCTCACAATTTTCTTACTAcattctttccatttctttcctggCTGTCAAAAAGacaattaatattaaaattataaagaGGCTGGTTTGTGTACTTCACTCACAGGtcaatattaaaaaacatttcttccagtgtcaggttatttttttaaacttttctgttttatgCAAGTTATTGTTACATTATTTAAGACCTAAATTTTGCACTCAGCTGaactttttgtatttttttttcaaaaggagTATGACAACATCTGGTTTACGGGACATCACCTGATCTCCCTTCTAGATTTAGTACTTTcacttccagaaggtgctgagACTGATCTTCTGCAAAATTCAGACAGGTGAGTTGTAATCACAGTTAGAAGCTTTTCTCGTTCTTCATTGTTAAAAAAGACTTTAAACTACCTTACTACAATGATGTATGCTGTCATGTAATTAATGAGATGACAACATCAATGTATTTTAAGGTTTTGGAACTAGAAATGGAAATGGTCACTTGCTTTAACCAGCTCTACATAGGAGAATGTCACAATACCATTATGTTAatatttaacaataaaaaagaatgTCCTCCTCCATTCCCTGAGGATATAAGATTTCAGATGTGAAATGACATAACTAATGGGTAAAGCATTATTTCCTCAGGAATTTATAGTTTGTCAGATCTCTGCAGAAGCAGTTGGAGGAATAAAAACAATGTGGTGTGGTGTCTAATATGATAGAGGGGAATATCAACTATCCGATGCAACCTATAGTGAAAGGCATCTTTGAGGCAGTTTTACAGATTGCTACTGGGAATCCAGTATCTCATGAGTAGGATTACAGATCCACCTGAACAGTAAataattgcattaaaaaaaaatatgactgAAATGTGTCTGAAAAATCTTGTGTATATTGGGTAAGTCTTCCTATATGATAGTAATATGATGATGATGCTTGGACTTGTAAATCAGTGGGGAGATAATGTCCAGATGAACACATATCTGGGCATACAAAAGCCCAGAAGTATGATGTTTAATTGTACTTGTTATCTGgagaaaacaataaataatttctgttcaaaagtatggtaaaacaaaagcaaaaaaaaaattaaaaagcacactcaaaaataaaaattcagtacTAAAGTAATTCAGTAATAAAGACAATTGTCACACAAGTTTTGAATTAACTTTGGATCACCAGTAAGACATATTATAAATTCTTTGATAAGGTTCTGTCTCTTGAGTGAGTCTTTCCCTCACAATCACCAGCCTTCTCCAATCTGATGACAGTTTCAGTTTTACTTGCCAAGTGTGAACTGTTGTATGGACATCACTACACACTGGTGCTCTAGATGGAGCTATATTGCTCAACAGATGGGTGGCTGCTTTTTGTACAAATGGATACTCCTAGCATGTCTGgctaatggaaaataaaaattactatcCTGGTAATAGGTATCTGTATGTTTTTAATACACAGGATTATGGCATCATTAAATCTGCTGAGATACTTGATCATTAAAGATTGTGAAAGTGACAATCAGGTACGTACTATTTGATCTGAGAATGATTGATTGATTAGCTGAGAGGTGGATTCACATGAATACTGTTAGCCTTGATTCAAAAACCAtgatttttgcattttgctttgCAATGGTTAGTTCCCCAGAACGGATGCTTTTATTAAGATGCTAGGAAATAAGCAATATGTTCCTTTGTTTTGATGAAATTGTTTGCACATATACTGTTCCTATAAACAAACTAATCCTTTTACTCTGCCTGTTGAACTGTGATCTATGTCTACAACATTAGAATATGTCACCACAAAATCACATACCCCAATAAGTATTCCCAAATGAAAAAATCGttatttttgcttatttattCGCTGGTATTTCTCAAACCTCCAACTGGATTTCTTTATAGCaataataatacaataataTAATTTTCTGGTTTCTAAAATACAGAAGAAGATTTTGATCTACTTTTAGACTAATTTGAGATCTAGGAATATGTTTTGTAAAGCCTTATAATGTTACCAATCTAAGTAGAATAACAGTGAAATAACTTGTACTGATTGCCAAAACagtaatgaaaagcaaaaagagcTTTCAGTGGGTGCATTTCTAATTTACTATTTATGTAATTAGTTAATATTGCTAGACTGTATCTGTTTGTCATATTTAAGGGGTAATTACTATTAAGTAGTCATAATGGTCTACTCAGTTACATGTAAATACATAGCTTTGTAAGAAAAGTAAGAATTCCTCTTTTATCCTTAATAAAAAACTACAAGTAATAGCACCCAGCTTCTCTAATAGTGCTGTCTAGTACCTGGCAAAAAGAATGCCCATGCAGTTTGAGGTTAAAATAGCATCACATCTTCTGAAGATTTTCCCTTAAATTTAGCCTCTGTCAGTTCTTCTTGACTTCCTCCCTGTCTCTCTTCATACAGTGCAAGTGaggcagaaagaaaatgcctcctTTCACGTCAGTTCAGATATTTTGATTGCTGTGTAATAAGCATTTTCATTAATCAAGTTGAAAATAAGTATTTCTCTAGAAAGTTCTTTTTTTAGCCACATTCTGGTGGAAGTAATTACTGGTCTTATTTGAACTGTTAAATGTGTCATTTAGTATtaagatttggtgaattttccACTGTTGTTAGTGGACTCACTCTATTTAATATTGAAAATTCTTGGTTTTATTGTCCTTATTCTGCCCTTTGAGGATATTGCCTTAAGAAAGGAGTTGTATAAATGGCTCCTATATCCAAGGACACAAAGGCTGCTTTGTATTGTTTCCTTCTACAGCAGTTTGTAGCAAACCCAAGcttattttcctctctgtaaCCCTGAGCAGCCTTGGTTTTGAGCATCTTTTCCTTGCACCTCCTGCTTCCTGAGTGCCATTATTGTAAACTCCTTCTTTCTACCCATGTCAAACTGGGGAGAATTTCGTTGCCACTGTGGTTACCATGCTGAAGGATGGGTGTGTAGCATATCCAGTAACATTCTTACAgtgcttttaaaatgcaatataGACATTCAGGAAGCATGATATTTATTACAACTTTAATTTGACATCACAATACCatgttaatttaaatatttgctctATGTTTTACTGCTGAATTGTCTGTGAGGAGCCTACAGCTGCCATTTACTTGCTGTAGAGATTCTAGCCTGAGAAAGGGCCTAGAACCTCCCCTCCAACACATCAAGGCTCTTGCAGTTTTGCTTACAAGAAAGAGCTGAAAATGTGCATTTCCATTGCTGTAGTTACCAGTCTACACACTAagtcctccctccctctgcaccctttttttttttgattgcttCATCAACCAATCAACAAATAATataaaggagaggaagaggagcttAAATATCCATCACAATGCTGCTCATCCTTAAATGCAtgtgtctgatttttttttttttctcttttccccccaCCACAGAAGTGTGTTATAAAGACTAGTCAAAAAACTCATGGTCAAAAGCTTAGTATTGCAATGCTTCATTAAATTGTTTTGTAACCTTCTCTCTTCTGTTTGACTAGACTGGTGTATGGACCACACTTGGCAAGATAGAGCAGAATTTCTTAAAACCACTGCGTGTAGGACTCAATATGTCAAAAGCACATTATGAAGcggaaataaaaaataagaaagagaacagaaaaggttggcttttgttggttttttgttcttAGCTTTGTTCATATCTAGAAACTTCGGTAATCCTTTGGAAATGAGGAACTGGTGAATGCTGCATAGATCAGGATTTATTTAACTGTTGACACTATTCCAGACTTCAAATAATAACTCAGTAGTTGCTGAATTAAAAATTTTCATAATTGATCAGAAAAATCTGAACTTATCTGTCATCACATTTGTAGATCTTATGGAAACCTGACAGAACTGTCACATGAAGACCTTCAGAGCTTGTTATGTATTTTTACTTTTGATTTTAATGTTACAAAGGAGAAACCAAGTTTCTCTGAATACATAACCCTTAGGTTTTGTACCAGGTGTGGGAGGGttaacaagagaaaaaaataagtcgTGCTCTCTAAAGCCTGAAGCAttacattcctttttttttttcaatacattattttttaaatctgacaCACAGAATCAGATTCTGCTCTGGGTTAAGCAGACACATTGCATGGGGCACAAGAGCTGTAGCTGCTTTAGGCAGTCTCTCTGTATGTCAGCTCCTCTGTTCCTTGTGGTCTCCAGTATAATTAAGATAGCCCAAGGAATTTGTGTCTGCTACTAAAAATGTCAATACAGCTTTTTGCCCCTGGTCTTATCCTCTTCTGCTGCAAACTATGTACTTATGAGTCAaagaagaggatttttttcttaagacaACCTGTGGATATCTTTCTAAAGGGAATCCTTCAAAATTAATCATGAAGCTTTTCCTTAAGTCCCTCTTACACTTCTCTGGCCTTTGACAAAGTATAAAGAGATTTGAGTTTGGGAGAGAACATCTAACTTGTAAGAGTAAATGGTTCAGCTTTCTTCCCTAGTGTTTAATCTTTGTAAGCATTACATTGAATTTCAAATATGTGGTCTGCATGTAAGAGGTTTTCCCCTTATTTTTCAGGCTTGTCCTTGTAGTTTAGCTTGCTGCAAGTAATCTGTCTGAAACAGAGAAGCCTGCAGCcttttcttaataaaataagtatttaatgTCTGGATTCATTAAGTCAAGCTAAAAAACCTCCTACTATCTCCCTGGATGTGGAAATACTAAAAATGTATCAAAACTGGGCCAGATAAcatcttatttttcctttcaaagatCATGTGAGCTCTATAAAATTGGTTCATTGCAGATCTTGCCTGTTTAGTAATATAGGCATTTGTGTTATACAAAGTTATAAATATATCATCCAACTCCAACTATCTTCCTCTTGAGGTTAAGCACTCTCTGTCATATGTTTCGTCAATCCCTAGATTTCTGTTCTTAAAAATTACTGTAATGAAATgctgatattttaaatattcttttaattcTAAGGGTCATGTTAgtttcttcatgttttcttcTACAGAGGCACACAGTTCTAACACAGTTTGCTCTGTAACTGTTAGTGGGGAAAAGATGCCTGCCATGACTACTGGAATGCAGCTTCAAGTAAGTTTGCACTTCCTTTCAGTCACTCAGAAGTAgtgatattattttattttttttaaaatggagatgaaagcaaatgtaaaatgggtaaaaaaataataaaaataacactcATCTTTCTTGTCATTTCAGGTTTTACACTCAGCTCTCTTTACATTTGATTTAATAGAAAGTGTTCTAGCTCGAGTAGAAGAACTCATTGaagtgaaaacaaaagctgtAATGGATGAAAATAGTTAAGGCAGCTGAAGTGTTTGAATTACCATACTCCTGAAAAGAACATTTGAACTATGAGACTTCAGTTGCAAGGGGTGCTACGGCCCTTTAAAGGAGAGAAATTTAGAGTGGCCTCCAGAAGAACTGCAAATGCTGCTCTTCATAAGTCTTGTTgctgttcttttttattttcttttgctcttgTTGCATGTGATTTGCAGATACGGTCTATTTACTCCTCTTCAGAATTGTGAGCTTTTTCTTACGTTTGGAAACTAAAAACAAAGCAGGGGTATACTCTTCTCTGTGGCAAGGAGGTGTGGTtaggcatttattttttttaattttcagaatttgTTGGGTAATAGTTGCTGACTGGTGTTGTGAATTACAAAAATTTTTATCAAGAAGAACCATTAGTTAAAAAGTCCTGATTAAGCAGAAGATACTTTTATTAGCACATTTTAATGTTGACAGACAAGCTTCTCTATTTGCAGGACTGTAAAGTACAGATAGATAACAGTACAGAATATACAATCTATAAATagtaaaaacaaaaggaaaggcaaaggaaaccaggtttaaagaaaaacacatcaACTTCGAGCCAAATAAGATGTTAGAACTTAGTAACATAACAGATAAACActtgtgtttaaaaaatagTGTAAGATTGCATACATAGAGCTGCTGTTTTTAGGGATACCTGTATTTTGGAATTGTTTTGATCATCCTTATCTTTAATAATCTTAATAATACAGCTTTCCTTGAGATACAGTAAATATTTAGGCGAATTATTAATAAACAGATGAGCCTCTAAGGTCAGAACCAAGTTAAAAGCAAGGATAATTTTCTATAGTGCAGCtcaatgactttttttccctccctagAAAGCACATTTGGTATCGAGTATGCTATTTTTTCACTGTATTGCTATTTAATATGAATTTTCATTCCAAATGCATATGAATGTAGTTTTTTGAAATGTAACTATATTTTTAAGAACATTctatattttgtttaaaatgtagCAACTCTATTTATGAATAAAAAACCAACTATTAAGTTAATTACAGTGCGATTGGTACTCCTGAAGCATCTTCCGAACTGGACTTTTTTCTATTATTTGGGCTTTTGTCATTTCCATTTTGCAACGAGTATCATCTGCTCCTGGTTTGGAAGTTAtcttgaagaaaagaaaaataatattagtAGAACACAGGGATTTTTAGGTAATAGAATattcaacattttatttttccaacggtagaaatgcaaaattattcAGCAGTGAAATTTGAATTGTGTGTTCTTAAGTAGGTGTTCAGGAATGCTGTACACAGAGGTGATAGTATTTGAACAGGAGTTAACAGTAAATTATGACATCCTAACTTAACAATGGTAAGTAAGAGCAAAAAAAGCTCTTAACtatctaatttattttcttagatgCTACTAAGAGCTATTAAGTTACCTCTAATGGTAAAGACTCAGCTAATGCATCAGAGTACCAGTCCTACCTTAGTGTATTAATGGATTGTGGTCAGAATAACTTAAAAGGTTCCATTAAGGAAAACCAAGTATTTTATAGTTCTTGGCTTTTCCTGAGTAATacagtaatatttttaagtgtatGCAACTGGACTTACCTTAGCCATAGTTAGCATTAATTTAACAGTTTCAGCAGGATTATGAACTGGTATTACACGTAAATTGCTGCCCAAGAATCTGTACATCAAAATAAATAAGGTTACTTTTAGAATATGTATTTAATTTGTTATGCCATAAAACTCAAACAGCATTCCCACATGATGTAAACAGCTTTTTAGTGTGCAGTTTTATTTACAGAGAAGGCTGCTTTTATCTTGAAAGGCAAGTGCAGCATTCATGCTGTTTGTAAAGCCATCTGTCCCATTTCTGTACAACTTATTTAGGTGGGATTTGGAAGGACTCATTTCTTTATCTAGGTCTCTTCAACCACCAATCAGCACTTCTTAAGCATGTGTACATTCAGAGAGAGCTAAACCCTCTTCTGTGATATTGCTGAAGACTTCTCAGTGGcagtaaaaaatatttgggttGTATTTATGGCTGTGAAAGAACACAGCAAAGTATCTAACAACACTGTGCTAAAAATACTTCAGAACCTGAACTAAATCTTTGTAGTGTACTATAAATAAAACAACCTGTATTCCAGACACAATTAAGATAATGGGATAATTCCACTACTTTCATGTAAAGACCTGTTCACTCAATACTTTAACCTAAAATGAATTCTTTCTATAAATAGTGTTATTCATATGCATTCATTCTTGAGAAGAGGATCTTAAGATTTAAAATAGTAACCTGAGTTGTCATTCATGGTTATGGAAGAGAGACATCAAAGCTTAGGCAAGCACAGAGCCTCTCCCTCAGAATTACACCTTAAGTGTGTTATAACAATGACGTTAcctttgctgttttctgttgtAGAGCTAAAACAGGAGGGGGACTTCACAACAAAGAATGAGGAACTTTAAATAACcaaaatgaatttaaataatGCAGATGAAGTGCCCAGCTGCTCAGTTGCATAGTCCCCTGTGACCTCCCCTTGTGCCTGCCACCTGTTCTTCCCCGCAATCTGTCTGATGACTTGGACTCGTTCACATTAAGACCTCCTGCTGGTAAGGTATCTCATCTGAACTTGTCTGCCCTTGCTCCTAAttagcaaaaataaatgttacagGAACTGTCCTTCGCTAAGCATAGGCACTCAGGTCCCTGGTGAGTTTTGCTAAAATGTGATGTAGGAACAAGGGTTGGATTTACATTTAGAGATTAGGGAAATAAATTGATGCAATTTTGCAAATACTGGAAAGGGCTAAACAAAGCATGGATGAACAAAGTGCAACAAAGAAATGATTACATGTACTTACCTAGATCCATGAAAATCGATTTCTATAAATAGTTTTGCTTCCAATAACAGCAGGTCTAAATTTAGTGTTATTAATTTGACTGATGGACAGAATACTGGGAATTTGAACATGTCTGGCCTTTCCTCCAAGGTGTTTAAAACGTACCATACAGATGTACTGAGGTTATTTCTGGAATGCTTATTTAAGCTGCTATGATAAACACTATTTTTCTCCCACTTCCACCATGCTATACACAATTCTGCATAAAGTGTTCATGTTGTTAACAAGAATCCTTTAATTTTCTTgttaataataacaaaaaataatcctttCCCAACTGCAGCAAAGCCATAGATAAGCAGAAAGAAACAGTAATAAAAGACAACCTGATgatactttgttttttttaacaaatctaACAGGTGGCTTTTAATTTCAAAGAACATGGCACAAGTTTCAACCCCACCAGGAGAAGCTCAGTCAGTGAGTTACAAACAATAGCAGAACTCCAAGCTGCCAGGTAGTAAAAAAAGCACatgcatttaaatatatatatatttatttatataactGTCCCTTGTCAACATCAATTTGATACTGCTTGcaatgaaaaaacattttttattataataaaattacTGACTTGCCAAATGAATGCAGTTCCAAAACACTGCATTTTAGTGATCAGCATGTGCACAAGACCCATTGTACATAACCACAAAGTAGATTGAGAATTAGCATTGCCATCACCTGAATAATGTGAATTGCTGAATGGTGgctgaatttttaaaacctcTCATGAAAATTTACAACATTTTCACAAATGGATAATAGATTTCTTACATTTTATCTCATACACTCTTTATTCATCAGCATTTGGCAGTATGCCCAGGATTTAATGAAACTGGTGCTAGTTACCTCAAGGAGGTAAAGATCAAAGACTTCATTAAAATAGTCACTTCTTTGAGGCCAAGAGTGACAATCAACTGCAGTTAGGGGTACTGTACCTACAAGAAAATAGTTCTGACTACCAGCATGGAGCATAACCCGATTGCTGTTGGCAGCAGGTATGTA is a window from the Poecile atricapillus isolate bPoeAtr1 chromosome 7, bPoeAtr1.hap1, whole genome shotgun sequence genome containing:
- the GLMN gene encoding glomulin yields the protein MPEEDSQTIMAVDELQAIIQRCQILEEADFKGEDFNLFQVAGQKCLEDGYAAQLLEVIQNEKNKVIIKNMGWNLISPLVRCIFMYKQEDDKREHCLRILEQLAQLCNPKELFLGLLEQIEQTSGEQVCQTVMLLLQPLQTVLLKLQNKKAYSVGLSLAMIMNQLTPLPVPYTKQQIQEDKLGLCQCCNAVVDFAKPFVNEVVKNMEKSSEYNDMELKEELIKFCMKSLQYPLLTAQLEQLEGIEEHPFRHFANEITDILWNIGELIPLVFVHRKGKSPHWENQEFADIERKNSADSLACLSYLMFVQHFGVEHFPVVFSPSYLLLCNMTHIEVLLKRTEESVLSKGLDLFESCLLRMEDNCLLHHYLEFRDFINVPQDLVKIMTLCPMEHMRKKSLSILQLFIDKFDTEGKYALFRCLLKTSNHAGVEGYIIKNIKDQIHLALTEYDNIWFTGHHLISLLDLVLSLPEGAETDLLQNSDRIMASLNLLRYLIIKDCESDNQTGVWTTLGKIEQNFLKPLRVGLNMSKAHYEAEIKNKKENRKEAHSSNTVCSVTVSGEKMPAMTTGMQLQVLHSALFTFDLIESVLARVEELIEVKTKAVMDENS